From a region of the Leishmania major strain Friedlin complete genome, chromosome 32 genome:
- a CDS encoding putative 26S proteasome regulatory subunit codes for MSNDPKPTKPDPRVANNDVASDDGSDGKGDVAAPPAFLPTAGRVEVHPLVLLSLVDHYARMNTSAVQKKRVAGLLLGRYVRDSTGMQTLDINNSFAVPFDEDPQDAGVWFFDTNYAQEMFAMHKRVLPKVKVVGWYSSGPTIQPNDMLLHLLVADRFCLNPVYCVVNTDPNNKGVPVRAYTTVQGREGTRSLEFRNIPTHLGAEEAEEIGIEHLLRDLTDSTITTLSTQVQERELSLVHLCKVLQQIEEYLKDVGNAVMPISEDVLEVLQELISLQPEIYARRSSTEMIRHTNDEAIATFLAAIARCIGALHGVIMNRRKLARELQEIKDRRARAAETRLENEKMKIEEAAKEKDTNQA; via the coding sequence ATGAGCAACGATCCGAAGCCCACGAAGCCTGACCCACGTGTGGCCAACAACGACGTCGCGTCTGACGACGGCAGTGATGGGAAGGGGGATGTAGCGGCGCCCCCGGCCTTCCTTCCCACAGCGGGCCGCGTGGAAGTGCacccgctggtgctgctgtccCTGGTGGACCACTACGCCCGCATGAACACCTCTGCCGTTCAGAAAAAGCGTGTGGCGGGGTTGCTGCTTGGGCGCTACGTGCGCGACTCCACAGGGATGCAGACACTCGACATCAACAACAGCTTCGCCGTCCCCTTTGACGAAGACCCGCAGGATGCCGGCGTGTGGTTCTTCGACACGAACTACGCCCAGGAGATGTTTGCGATGCACAAACGCGTGTTACCGAAGGTGAAAGTTGTGGGATGGTACTCCTCCGGCCCCACTATTCAGCCCAATGACAtgctgctgcatcttctGGTCGCGGATCGCTTCTGTCTCAATCCTGTCTACTGTGTAGTAAATACCGACCCAAACAACAAGGGCGTGCCGGTGCGGGCCTACACAACGGTGCAGGGGCGTGAGGGCACGCGCTCGCTCGAGTTCCGCAACATCCCGACCCACCTCGGTGCGGAGGAAGCCGAGGAGATCGGCATCGAGCATCTCCTGCGCGATCTGACCGACTCCACCATCACCACGCTCTCCACGCAGGTGCAAGAGCGGGAGCTGTCCCTGGTTCATCTGTGCAAGGTGCTTCAGCAGATAGAGGAGTACCTCAAGGATGTCGGAAACGCCGTCATGCCGATCTCCGAGGATGTACTGGAGGTACTGCAGGAGCTGATTAGCCTGCAGCCGGAGATCTACGCCCGCCGCTCGTCGACCGAGATGATTCGGCACACCAACGACGAGGCGATTGCGACCTTCTTAGCGGCCATCGCGCGCTGCATCGGTGCGCTGCACGGCGTCATAATGAACCGCCGCAAGCTCGCGCGAGAGCTGCAGGAAATCAAAGATCGTCGCGCCCGCGCTGCTGAGACACGGTTGGAGAACGAAAAGATGAAGATCGAGGAGGCAGCCAAGGAAAAGGACACCAACCAGGCATAG